CTTAAGTTTTTAAACCTAATTATTAACATTAAGTAGCTGTAACTATATTTCAAGACAATATTAAGTAGCTGTAAttatatttgaagaaaataaaggaagaagatgctgcattttttttaaaatatttataaagtaaattatatatatatatatatatgggcgTTTGTATGTACTCATATTCCTTAAtggttcttttaaaatattttttttaatatttgactaTAAATTTGagtatatatacataattatattaaaataatacttttattataaattttaattatataaaagtaagGGTTATTGTAAACTTAGGAATAAGAGGTGGGAAAGCAATCATGCACCTATAATGTgggttaagaaaaaaaaaagaaagatttttgGCACATGAAAGATATACGTGGCTGTTTCCTGTCCGTGCATTGTTAGGTCCAACCTACCTACTCCctgcttttgttctttttcaaatttcaaataacttCTGGAACATTCCTAAATGTCAATTAAACTTATTccgttaattaattaatattagacACTGATCATTTCAAAAAATACCATTACTCGATCAgctataaaatacaaatattaatacGCAACGAGACACGCGTCACTCTATCATGCACCTCGAAAGCGACGCAGTGGTCCATTCCGTTTTCCAGAAACTTCTACACCATACCAGGGTCTTAGACTATGCAATCCGCAGATGCGGTCCTGATCGAGCCACGTGTTCCAATCTCCACGTCATCATCCGACGTGGCGCGCTCTATTAGCTTGTAATTGATACGCTGTCTTCCAAGTTTAAACTCCTCTATTTTCTCTCAGCCTCTGGTTTTGGCTTCAACAAACGCAGAGTTGCTGTCGTTTCGTTTTGTTCTTCTTATTTAGAAGAGGTCAGGGGAATTTGTTCTGCGTTTTGGACCTTCGTCTTGTCGTTTCCTGGATCGGACTTTTCTCGCCATGGGTGAAAACGAAGCTGCGGAGGAAGCGAAGGTGATGGTTGAGGAGGAAGAGTGCGCTGAGAAAATGGTGTACATGTGGGGATACCTTCCTGGATCCTCGCTGGAAAAATCTCCGATACTGTCTCCGGTGCCGGTTCCTCTCTCCGATCCTTCACTTGCAGGAGATTCGTGGAAGGACGTTTGCGGTGGTGGTTGCGGATTCGCCATAGCCATTTCAGGTAGATTACTCAGTCCGTTGACTTTATTTTGACCAAATTCATATTGAAACGTTAAACAACGTTGAAGACTTTATAGATCTGAAATCGTTAGTAGGAGATCCTCGaactgttttttctttcttaatccCGAATCATCGGTTAAAATCTGGAAAGccttttttgtttttcgttTTTGTGAAATATGCGGatttgtttttgtgattttgcAGAGAAAGGGAAGCTCATAACGTGGGGTTCTTCGGATGATGAAAGCCAGAGCTACTTGACTTCTGGGAAGCATGGGGTAATGCAGTTAGTGTTCTAATATGGGGCTTGGTTTTGGTTGAATTTGTAGTTGGAATTGATTTTGCAACATGTTCTGGATGCATGTGCTTTCTGAAGGAGATTCCAGGGCCTTTTCAGCTTCCCACCGAGGCTTCAGTGGTGAAGGCTGCTGCTGGTTGGGCTCACTGTGCTACAGTCACTGGTAATGTTTTTTGTCCGATCTTGATTTAGTGGTCGTTTTGGAGATGATTCAGTGCTTTCTAGATTTTAATTTCCTATGACTTAATATGGTTGGTCGcgttacaaattttataaataaattagaaaataatgcTTTTGTCTACTGCGGTACTTCTGCGAGCGAGTCACCATGATCTTTAGTTAGATTGTGTAAGCTGATTGCACCATAAACTCAAGCACATTTTAATGCTTATTATTGGATTCTGGtgcacaaaagaaaaatgtgtCAACTCTTTTGACTGCAGTAAATCTTTGTGTGTATTGTATtgattaattgataatttattacATAGATATTGACATTGTTCATCTGGCAGATTGActatatagttttatttatttattttcttaaataaatagaCTTTCAATTAATAGGAAAAGTAACAGCATACGCTTGTATAATGTTGAGAAATcgaatgtgtgtgtgtgtgtatatatatatatatatatatatatatatatatatatatatatatatatatatatatatatatatatatacacacttaAGACCTAGTAATTTTTTTCGTTGAGAGAagtggaaaatatttttgtttttctaacttttttctctctactcttttatttcaatgtttggTTTCTCGTTATTCACTTCCATACTTGAAGAATAGATTACTAATAGTTAAGGTGGCCAGTACATTAGGTAGCCAGAAGCCTCTTTACTGAAcgatgtaatttttttattcaaaattcgTTTTTGAATATTCTGAGAAACTGCATTATAAATTAAACCTTTGAAGTTGATCGTTTACAAATTATAATGCTATTTTGTGTAAGTGCTTGAATTGATTGACATTACTTTTAAAGGAATTGAGGTGTCTTAACAATTAACAATCACAAGATACAAAAGAAATGTAGATAAGAGAggattttaagaatataataaaataaaagtgagtgGATGTTTGAAGTTTAAAACCGTCTTAATGgatttataataactatttgAACGATCATAGTGAGAGAAATTTTGTAGGCAGAGATAAagttaatttcataaatacATTATCATTGCAAACATTTTGATTGGCCTGAAAGGAATAGGCAGAGATGGATAGTGTacgagagaagaaagaagactaACTAACTGGCTGTTATCTCTTAACGCCTTACAGAAGTTAAGGAGAGGCGGGAGAGGTAGTTATAAATAGAGGTTTAGTTAGTGGGGAAGGGACTTTTGGTGATAGGTTTGTAAAACAGGTATTGACATGTGGAGAGGGTTAAGCCTCTATTCTTCTTGTTGTACAAACATTCTTTTGTCAATAATACCCAGTTTCTTTCATACCTTGTGTTGTTTTGTGTCAAGAAGCAAGTTCTGGATTAGGTTCCTTGTCCAGGAACCtatcaattggtccgacctgccggatcttCAATCGGAAGGGTGACGTACACATGGGATGGAGGGCAGAGTGTTGGCGTTAAAAGGTCAAATGGAGGCGGTAGAGATTACGCTGGCCGAGACAAAGGCAGATACGGTCTTTTTGCGACATGAGACTGGAGCATTGAGGCAAAACTATGAGGCAATGCGCCAAGACGTCCAAGCAATTCTGAAATTGTTGGGAGATCACAAACAAGACCCACACGGGCTGCGCCGAGAGGGTAGTGAATCCTCCGTAAATGATAACGATCGGGGACCGGAAAGGGAAAGAGGAAGACGGGAAGTAGGGCGTCAGGACGGAAAAATGGGTGGAGCTACCGTGTTCGAAGGAGGCGAACCCTAGAACTGGATTAGTAGGGTGGAAAATTTTTTTGAGGTGCAGAAGGTAGATGATGAGGAGAAATTGCAACTGGTTTTCATTAGCATGGAGGGATATGCAGGAAATTGGTTTAGGTTTTGGAGGGAGAAAACCAAGAACTATTCTTGGGAAGGATTGAAGAGAGCCCTGGAATTAGATTCAGAGGAGGGATGAGGGGAACCGTTTACGAGAAATTGTCGACCATCAAGCAGGTCGGAACGGTGGAGGATTATGTCAGGTAGTTCGAGAGACGCTGGTGGGATAGACATCCAAGATTCCAGAGGAGCAGATTCTGGGTTACTTCATGGCGGGACTCTAGGAGGAGGTGGGCAACCATGTCAGGCCGCACGACCCACCAGACCTGATGACGGCTATGCGGGTAGTGCGAGATGTTGAGAGATTTACAGTCTCGAGAACGGGAGGAGGATCGGCGTCCAAGAATCAAGGTGCGTGGGGACGATCGGCGGGGGCTGTTACGCGAGTAGAAACCCATCGAGACACGCCGAATAAAGGGGGGATCGCGGAAAGTGTAGGGTCCGTGAGGAGAGAAGCGACCCAAGGGGGCGGCAAAGCAAGGACGATCGGCGACGGGAGGGAGAGGATCACTCACAACCTGCCGTATTCGGAGTATGTGAAAAGGAGGGAGGAAGGGAGATGTTTCCGATGCGGCGGCCCTTTCAGCCCCAGCCATCGTTGCCCGGAACGGGGATTGCGGATGTTAATCATGGCcgaagaggaggaggaagttGGAGGAGAAGTGGAACTTGAACTGAACCTCGTCGAAATGGAGTTGTCGGCGCTATCGGCGGGGGGGCTATCTTCTCCCAAGACGATGAAATTACGGGGCCGGATAGGCCGGCGAGAGGTGCTGGTTCTTATCGATAGTGGCGCTAGCCATAACTTCATCAGTCGAAGGGTGGCGGAGGAATTGGAGTTGACGGTAGTGGACACCCAGCCTTATCTAGTGAGCTTAGGTGATGGACAAAGGAAGACGATCAGTGGGTGTTGTGAACAGGTGGCATTGAAGATGGGGATGCAGAAATTGTTGAACGGTTCTACTTGTTCGAGCTAGGAGGAGTGGAGTTGATTCTCGGTGTGGAATGGTTGGGAAAACTGGGAAAGGTGACCGTTGACTGGGGTACGTTAACCATGGTGTATCGACAAGGGGAGGAGGAGGTAACAATAAAAGGTGACCCCACGTTAGAAAGAAAATTGGTGGGACCCAGGACTTTGTCAAAAATAGATGAAGTGGAAGTTTGCCTATTAATTTGGGAATTGGGCTCAGTAGAGGCCCAAGAGGGTATACAGAATTGCCAGGGCCTCACCGAGAAGCAGAGGGAAGTGATGGAGGAGATATTGGGCCAGTATAGCCAGGTTTTTTCTGAACCTACTGGGCTGCCGCCTGAACGGGGGAGGGTACATCAAATATCGCTCAAGGAGGGAGTAGATCCCGTCAACGTTAGGCCCTACCGGTATCCACACGTGATGAAGGGCGAGATAGAACGACAAGTGGCCGAGATGCTTCGGACGAGGGTGATTCGACCAAGACCAAGCCACAGCCCCTACTCGAGCCCCGTCATTCTGGTCAAGAAGAAGGACGGTAGCTGGAGGTTTTGCGTGGACTACAGGGCACTCAATCGAGCCACGGTGCCGGATAAGTTTCCCATCCCCGTGATTGAAGAATTGCTGGATGAGTTGAGAGGGGCGTGTTACTTCTCCGAAATAGACTTGAAGGCGGGGTACCACCAGATTCGCATGGGAGAGAAGGATATCGAGAAGACGGTGTTCAGAACGCACCAGGGGCATTACGAGTTTATGGTGATGCCCTTCGGGCTCACCAACGCGCCGGCAATGTTAGTGCGATGAACTGTCTCTTCCAACCCTTCGTGAGGAAGTTCGTCCTAGTTTTCTTCGACGACATATTAGTTTACAGCCAGACTTGGAGGGAGCATCTCGAGCGTGTCGGAAAGGTTCTTTCAATGTTGGAACAAGATAGCTGGGTGGCCAACAAGGGAAAGTGTGAGTTCGGGCAGACTCAAATAAAGTACTTGGGGCATGTGATTTCACACAGAGGGGTGGAGATGGATGCTGATAAGGTGACAGCCGTTCTAGAATGGGAGAGGCCGAAAACGATAAAGGGGTTAAGAGGATTCTTGGGGTTGATAGGATACTACAGAAGGTTCGTAAAAGACTATGGCAAGATTGCTAAACCTTTGACAGAGTTGCTGAAGAAAGAGGGTTTGCTTGGAGTGAAAAAGTAGAGGAGGCGTGGCAAACTTTGAAGAGAGCGGTGACCACGGCCCTAGTATTGTAACTGCCAGATTTCCAGCAAACATTTCACATAGAATGTGACGCTTCTGGCCGAGGGGTGGGAGCGGGTTTGATGCAGGAAAGAAAACCCATAGCCTTCTTTAGTAAGGCCTTATCCGAGGGAACGTTAAACAAATCTATTTACGAAAAAGAGTTGATGGCATTGGTAATGGCCATTCAGCATTGGAGGCCTTACCTCTTGGGGCAGCGATTTGTCGTTCACACCGATCAGAAGAGTCTCCAACACTTGCTTGAGCAGCGCATCACTACCTAGAACCAACAAAACTGGATTGCCAAGCTGATGGGTTACGACTTCGAGATCGTTTATAAAGCTGGAGCTGCAAATAAGGTTGTCGATGCCTTGTCAAGGAAGAGTGAGGGGGAAAACGCAGAAGAGAGAGAACTGAGGGTGGTGGCCAGACCCTATTGGCAGGATTTCGAAGAAATAACACGGGAAGTGGAGGCTGATGCAATTTTACAGAAGGTGGTGTAAGAAATCAAGAAGGATCCCAATACCCATTCGGCCTACACCTTGGAAAACGCGAGACTTCATCACAAGGGTCGGTTAGTGATGTCGGCGCAGTCCGCGTGGATTCCCAATTAATAGCTGAATTCCACGTAACGTAGACCGGGGGCCACTGAGGGGTGTATCGGACATATCGGCGGATAGCACAATCATTATATTGGATTGGGATGAAGAAAGACGTGACAGAATTCGTAGCCCGATGTAGTGTGTGTCAGCAGCACAAATACTTGTCTTCTTCACCTCAGGGGCTGTTGCAGCCACTGACAATTCCGAATGCCGTATGGGAGGATTTGAGCTTAGATTTCATCGTGAGACTACCCAAGTCGAAGGGACATGATGCTATATTAGTGGTAGTGGACCGCCTGAACAAATACGGCCATTTCTTGCCACTTAAGCATCCTTATACAGCCTGGACCGTCACAGAAGTCTTCACCTTAGAAATTATTAGGTTGCATGGGATTCCCCAGTCCATTGAGTGATAGGGACCCCTTGTTCTTAAGTGTTTTCTGGAAGGAATTGTTTAAAGGACAGGGGATGAAGTTGAAGATGAGCACCGCATACCACCCAGAAATGGATGGGCAAACAGAGGTTGTAAACAGGGTGCTGGAAGGGTATCTCAGATGTTTCTGTTCGGAACAGCTGGGAGGATGGATGACAGTCTTACCTTGGGTTGAGTATTGGTACAATACCAGCTATCAAGGAGCTATAAAGTGCACTCCGTTTGAGATGGTTTATGGGAGACAGCCCCCCTCCTTGCATAGATTCATTCCAGGTGAAACGTTACTAGAGGCGATAAGTCAAGAGCTTCAGACCCGAGATGAAGCCTTGAGGCAGCTGAGGTTCCATTTAGAGAGGGAACAGGAGTTGATGGCGCGGCAAGCCAACAAAAAGAGGAAACCAGCGAATATGGAGGTAGGAGATTGGGTCTATCTAAGGATAAGGCCTCATAGGCAGACTTCAATGCCAACTAGATTTTACCCAAAGTTAGCGGTGAGATATTTCGGGCCATTTCAGATCATCCAGAGGGTGGGGGAGGTAGCTTACAAGCTGCAGCTGCCCAATACAGTGCACATTCACCCAGTTTTTCACGTGTCCCAACTGAAAAGGGCTATAGGCGAGCAAAGAGTAAGGGGGTCCAGATGGGGCAACTTGGGAGGACGAAGTGACCATCCGATATCCCGatttcaaccttggggacaaggttgagTTTCAGGCGGAGGGTATTGATAGGCCTGAAAGGAATAGGCAAAGATGGATAGTGTacgagagaagaaagaagactaACTAACTGGCTGTTATCTCTTAACGGCTTACAGCAGTTAAGGAGAGGCGGGAGAGGTAGTTATAAATAGAGGTTTAGTTAGTGGGAAGGGACTTTTGGTGATTGGTTTGTAAAACAGGTATTGACCTGTGGAGAGGGTTAAGCCTCTATTCTTCTTGCTGTACAAACATTCTTTTGTCATTAATACCCAGTTTCTTTCATACCTTGTGTTGTTTTGTGTCAAGAAGTAAGTTCTGGATTAGGTTCTTGTCCAGGAAcctatcacatttttttaacatttagaaGGAATTTAAGTAGTATTTTTAGCAGAAATCTGCGGCCTTTATCACAATGTTTAGTTGACTTACCcaataatcatattaaaatatgcATCAACCTTGAAAAGATTTTTTTCCCCCCTGGATGAGATCTGAATCGAAACTGAAATTTAAATGAGATTACCATAGCAGATGTATGTTATGAAGACAGTTTAAAATACAAGGAATGCTATGTCTCGAATGATGTACATGGAATAtggttgaaaatttaaatgcaTCATTAGATTCTCTTCTGCTTTTTTTCTTACAGTGTGACcgtataaatttttaattaaagaaagtCCACTTTAAGTTAGCTGTCAAGTGTGATAATTGTGTTTTAGGCAACAATGAAAATGGGTCATGCTTGGTCAACCATGTAACAATagactaaaaatttatttaagccTTATTTTGCTTGTGTTGGGTCTTTCTGAACATCACAAATTGTATGAAGGATAATAGAGGGATTATATGGGAAAGGAAGAAAACCTAGAAGGAGTAGATTGCATTCTCTTAAAAGTATGATTCTAAATGGGAGTAACATATATCAACTTAATTATTATGACTTGGTCAACTTCGCATATATGTTTAACTTGATTATTATAGTATGCTAAAGGACAACTAGTCACTTCATACGTTACCCTGCACAGCCATGGCCAATAGATAACACTACTGCTTTGCTAAAGAGTATACTACTTTCTGTACAGACATAGGTGAAGTGTACGCCTGGGGCTGGAAAGAATGTGTGCCTTCTGGGAAAGTCATTACTGATTTCATCACTATGGGAAGCCTTCAAAAAGATGCCACTGGGAAACAAAGTTCATTAATAGCCGAGCAAGGTGCTAATCATCAGTTTTGcaaactacaaaaataatttaacaaaaagaatgtgttttttttttaattttatttcaggGAGCTAATGGAATTTCAGACATTAAACAGGAAGCCCTCAGAGCTCCAATACAAGCAGTGGATCAGATTCTCATCATGACAAGAAATCAGGAGATGAAGTTGTAAAGCGAAGGAAGATCTCCTTCACTAGACAGGACTCTGACAGTCAAGCATCTGGAGATGAATTCTTTACTGTCTCTCCTTCTCTTGTGACCCTTGGTAATGAAGTGAAAATTACTTCTGTAGCAGTTGGTGGGCGGCATACCTTGGCACTGTCAGGTAATTCACTTTGTGTGTTTGCATGGTGTGCTATAATGGCAGATTCTAGGGATAGTTGGCTCTGGTGGTCACATTATGTAGTTTTGTAGGTTCAATGAAGTATGAAGATATGGAAGGTTTTTGATGTAAAGCAAGACACCTGATGCATGATATTTTTACCGAAGTTTTCAGATGTGGGACAGGTCTGGGGTTGGGGCTATGGAGGTGAAGGACAGCTAGGATTGGGTTCTCGAGTAAAGATGGTGTCATCCCCTCATCTTGTACCTTGTATTGAATCTGCATCTGGGAAGGATAAATCATCGGCTTTTCATCAAGGAAGTGGTACTGGAGCTCAAGGGTCAAATATTCTTGGAAGCTTTGTGATGGAGATTGCTTGTGGAGGCCGGCATAGTGTTGTGATAACGAGTAAGCACTTCTTTGAACTTGTAGCCTTGCAAATGTGTCAttgaatgtttaaaaaattttaagagCATTATACTACAAAGGGgataaattcaatttaagaattttaatcAATAACAAAATGTGTATATATTCATTTACTATGCTACGTGTTTAAATGAGATGAATGTTTCAGTTAGTGATTCAGAAGAAGTCACAATTTCTAGTAACTTTCTTTTGTAGATACTGGAGCCCTTCTTACTTTTGGCTGGGGTCTGTATGGCCAGGTGAGCCTGCTGttggaatattttaatatttttcatgtttatcTTATGCCTGGATGagaagaattttatttttgctgCTAAGCATAACATTGAGGTTGCAATGTTGGAAACACGTTTTTATATGCTGTATTCCTGAGACCCTAGGACACCCAACAAATATTGAGTGTTAACGTTGGTTCTTATTTGGAAGTAATGTGTTATGAGCAAGCTAATTAGAAATGGTAAAGTAAAGAAATTTTGCTGTATAGAATGAAAACAACAATCAACTGGAGAACTAATGCTCAATTTTGCAAATGATACAAACTAGAACCAAACTCTACATCCTCATATTTAGTTAACTCATTAACCCCCTTAGTAATCAATATTCTAGCTGTGTTGACTAAATCACCTTTCTTTCCCATGGTCCTAGCAAGTTGTTGCATTAGCATTCGTATATAGTGATAAATGACAAAAGAATTCATATAGTGATGGAAATGAGGTTTCGAATTGTTTGTAAGGTTTAACTTGTAATATGGGATGACTAAGGATCCAATAGGATGTACACATAGCAGAATTGGTtgaaagaatttaaattatattttatatttcgtGAACGAATGAACATCATTTTAAAGTCTAACATTTGCTTAAAAAAGTAATGAATGACAAGtgtaaaattacatattttgaatgtttattatttctaaatttggAGTGTTATCATAAAAGAA
This sequence is a window from Vigna angularis cultivar LongXiaoDou No.4 chromosome 2, ASM1680809v1, whole genome shotgun sequence. Protein-coding genes within it:
- the LOC108329056 gene encoding ultraviolet-B receptor UVR8, producing MGENEAAEEAKVMVEEEECAEKMVYMWGYLPGSSLEKSPILSPVPVPLSDPSLAGDSWKDVCGGGCGFAIAISEKGKLITWGSSDDESQSYLTSGKHGEIPGPFQLPTEASVVKAAAGWAHCATVTDIGEVYAWGWKECVPSGKVITDFITMGSLQKDATGKQSSLIAEQGSPQSSNTSSGSDSHHDKKSGDEVVKRRKISFTRQDSDSQASGDEFFTVSPSLVTLGNEVKITSVAVGGRHTLALSDVGQVWGWGYGGEGQLGLGSRVKMVSSPHLVPCIESASGKDKSSAFHQGSGTGAQGSNILGSFVMEIACGGRHSVVITNTGALLTFGWGLYGQCGQGNNADQLRPTLVPSFLGTRVKTIAAGLWHTLCVTINGQLYAFGGNQFGQLGTGSDQPETSPRQLDASRFENRNSSIVSCGARHSAVLTADGHLFTWGWNKYGQLGLGDSADRNIPGQVSIAGCRPRNVACGWWHTLLLVDKTD